Proteins from a genomic interval of Lysobacter stagni:
- a CDS encoding fimbrial biogenesis chaperone gives MTEPLGLVPLSRRSRYMFSFPLRTVVAVALACAALAFPAHASIVIQGSRVVFPAENKDVSVRVSNPDNKPVLLQAWVDESTQGLPEASKAPFALSPAVSRVDPKGMQHLRVVALPNTLPKDRESVFYLHVLGIPPKPTEDAANYVQIALRNVIKLFYRPVGLDGNPNDAHQDVTWTLVKRGKGVALQAHNPTPYHVSFANFRVEIGGVSHKQVGGGMVAPKNTQVFDLDELDIHFGKRDAHLYYTYIDDWGALREMPLALAT, from the coding sequence GTGACCGAACCGCTCGGCCTCGTGCCGTTGTCGCGCAGGAGCCGATACATGTTTTCCTTCCCGCTTCGAACCGTCGTCGCGGTGGCACTCGCGTGCGCCGCCCTCGCCTTTCCCGCACACGCGAGCATCGTCATTCAGGGCTCGCGCGTGGTGTTTCCCGCCGAGAACAAGGATGTCAGCGTCCGTGTCAGCAACCCGGACAACAAGCCCGTGCTGCTGCAGGCGTGGGTGGATGAGTCAACACAAGGACTTCCCGAGGCCAGCAAGGCACCGTTTGCATTGAGCCCGGCCGTGAGTCGGGTGGACCCGAAAGGCATGCAACACCTGCGGGTGGTTGCTCTGCCGAACACGTTGCCCAAGGACCGCGAGTCCGTCTTCTATCTGCACGTGCTTGGCATCCCACCCAAGCCGACAGAGGACGCTGCGAACTATGTCCAGATCGCGCTTCGTAATGTCATCAAGCTGTTCTACCGCCCGGTGGGACTCGACGGAAACCCGAACGACGCACACCAGGACGTGACCTGGACTCTCGTCAAGCGCGGGAAAGGCGTGGCATTGCAGGCACATAACCCGACGCCCTACCACGTTTCGTTCGCGAACTTCCGCGTCGAAATCGGCGGTGTCAGCCACAAGCAAGTCGGTGGCGGAATGGTGGCGCCCAAGAATACGCAGGTCTTCGATCTCGACGAGCTCGATATCCACTTCGGAAAGCGGGATGCACATCTGTACTACACCTACATCGACGATTGGGGCGCATTGCGGGAGATGCCGCTGGCGCTTGCCACCTAA
- a CDS encoding fimbria/pilus outer membrane usher protein, translating into MRGPIARPLTIALLVSLAGAVPLRALAAPAAAMGGGMPADFDSGFLVGGAQSLDVERYRYGNPVSPGEFRVDIVLNGVHVTRETVTFVDRDQTGYAQPCLSTDLLQKLGIAMPTTVSADASCVDISEIDADARATFDTSKQTLTLSVPQAALLHQPRGYVDPSQLDAGMSALRLSYNVNFFDSTHSEAYSFLGLNVGANLGDWRFRQSLTGSHTAGDTKWRTLSAHAQRDIPKWKSQLTIGDSFTSGELFDSIGYRGIRVATDDRMLPQSMRGYAPVVRGTANSAARVQIHQNDNLIYETSVAAGQFVIDDLYPTGYGGDLVVTVTEADGSVKTFSVPYASVAQLLRPGYGRFSATVGQLRSSGLSDSVNVGEVTWQRGVNNWLTTYVGGQASDSSYQAVMGGLAVNTPVGAVAFDTTYSRAKVESQKSGDAKLDGTSSRVSYNVVSDTGTNFSLAAYRYSTNGYRSLAETAHLNDRHRDDDDADASQIRSKSRLQVSVNQDLGDWGALHFSGSAQNYWNRDGSDRQYTAGYSKRIGHASIGVSASRVRVDDGLWDNQYGLNITAPLGGSSRQNRAPLLSLSADKSDGGSTSLRTGISGVMGDDGQVSYSASATRRSSSSYDYGLGGAYSTGLGTFGGNVSRSSNGTNSVSANASGALVAFRGGVALAPQLGDTIAVVEARGAKGAKLESGTNIAVDRNGLAVAPYLVPYQYNPISLNPAGGSLDFELKNTSQRVAPTAGAVVKVQFEVDSGRAVIISGLQSNGRPLPFGANAYEGETQVGVVGQGSRLLGRVSADTGTLRVQWGTTSDQQCLLDYRVPPATRHASTPIVETTCRLLDNEG; encoded by the coding sequence ATGCGCGGACCGATTGCGCGTCCCCTAACGATCGCCCTGCTGGTGTCGCTGGCCGGCGCGGTCCCGTTGCGGGCCCTGGCAGCGCCCGCGGCCGCAATGGGCGGCGGCATGCCTGCGGACTTCGACAGCGGCTTCCTCGTCGGTGGCGCGCAATCGCTGGATGTCGAGCGCTATCGCTATGGAAACCCCGTCAGCCCTGGCGAATTCCGCGTCGACATCGTACTCAACGGCGTTCACGTGACGCGCGAAACGGTTACGTTCGTGGATCGGGATCAGACCGGCTACGCGCAGCCTTGCCTGAGCACGGACCTGCTGCAGAAGCTCGGCATCGCCATGCCGACGACCGTTTCGGCGGATGCTTCGTGCGTGGACATCTCGGAGATCGACGCCGACGCGCGCGCTACGTTCGATACGTCCAAGCAGACCCTGACCCTGAGCGTTCCCCAGGCCGCCCTGCTTCACCAGCCGCGCGGCTATGTCGACCCGTCGCAGTTGGACGCTGGCATGAGCGCGCTGCGGTTGAGCTATAACGTGAACTTCTTCGACAGCACCCATAGCGAGGCCTACAGCTTCCTTGGACTCAACGTGGGCGCCAACCTCGGAGATTGGCGATTCCGTCAATCCCTGACCGGATCCCACACGGCCGGCGATACCAAATGGCGGACGTTGTCCGCGCACGCGCAACGCGATATCCCGAAATGGAAGTCGCAGCTGACGATCGGTGATTCGTTCACCAGCGGCGAGCTCTTCGACTCCATCGGATATCGCGGCATCCGGGTGGCCACGGACGATCGCATGTTGCCGCAATCGATGCGCGGCTATGCGCCCGTTGTCCGCGGCACGGCGAACTCCGCCGCACGTGTGCAGATCCATCAGAACGACAATCTGATCTACGAGACGAGCGTCGCGGCTGGTCAGTTTGTGATCGACGACCTGTACCCCACCGGGTACGGCGGCGACCTGGTCGTTACCGTCACCGAGGCCGATGGCTCGGTCAAGACCTTCAGCGTGCCTTATGCCTCGGTGGCCCAGTTGCTTCGACCAGGGTACGGGCGTTTCAGCGCCACGGTCGGACAGCTGCGCAGCTCAGGACTGTCGGACTCGGTGAATGTCGGCGAGGTCACCTGGCAGCGTGGCGTCAATAACTGGCTCACGACGTACGTGGGTGGTCAGGCCAGCGATTCCAGCTATCAAGCGGTGATGGGAGGGCTGGCGGTCAACACTCCCGTCGGTGCCGTGGCGTTCGACACAACCTACTCCCGGGCCAAAGTGGAATCACAGAAGAGCGGCGACGCGAAGTTGGACGGCACCAGCAGCCGTGTTTCGTACAACGTCGTCTCCGATACGGGAACGAACTTCTCGCTGGCCGCCTATCGTTACTCCACGAACGGTTACCGCTCACTCGCTGAGACCGCTCACCTCAATGATAGGCATCGGGACGACGATGACGCCGACGCTTCCCAGATCAGGAGCAAGAGCCGCCTGCAGGTCAGCGTCAACCAGGACCTGGGCGACTGGGGCGCGCTGCATTTCAGCGGGTCCGCGCAGAACTACTGGAATCGGGATGGCAGCGATCGGCAGTACACCGCCGGGTACAGCAAGCGCATTGGCCATGCGAGCATCGGCGTCAGCGCCAGTCGCGTGCGAGTGGACGACGGCCTGTGGGATAACCAGTATGGCCTGAACATCACGGCTCCCTTGGGTGGCAGTTCCAGGCAGAACCGTGCGCCACTGCTCTCGCTGAGCGCAGACAAGTCCGACGGCGGCAGCACCTCCCTGCGCACGGGCATCAGCGGTGTGATGGGCGACGACGGTCAAGTCAGCTACTCGGCCAGCGCCACGCGCAGGTCCAGCAGCTCGTACGACTACGGTCTGGGTGGCGCCTACAGCACGGGCCTTGGCACCTTTGGCGGAAACGTTTCCCGCAGCAGCAATGGCACCAACAGTGTGTCAGCCAATGCGTCCGGCGCACTCGTCGCATTCCGTGGCGGCGTGGCGCTCGCGCCTCAGTTGGGCGACACCATCGCCGTGGTCGAGGCCAGGGGTGCGAAGGGCGCGAAGCTGGAATCGGGAACGAACATCGCGGTCGACCGTAACGGCCTCGCCGTAGCGCCGTATCTCGTTCCGTATCAGTACAACCCGATCAGCCTCAACCCCGCTGGCGGCAGCCTCGACTTCGAGCTGAAGAACACCAGCCAGCGTGTGGCGCCGACCGCCGGCGCGGTGGTGAAGGTACAGTTCGAAGTCGACAGCGGTCGCGCGGTGATCATCAGCGGCCTCCAGTCGAACGGGCGACCGCTGCCGTTCGGGGCGAATGCCTATGAAGGCGAGACGCAGGTTGGCGTGGTCGGTCAGGGTAGCCGGTTGCTGGGGCGGGTTTCCGCCGACACCGGCACGCTGCGTGTCCAGTGGGGCACCACCAGCGACCAGCAGTGCTTGCTCGATTACCGGGTTCCGCCGGCCACCAGGCACGCATCGACGCCCATCGTCGAGACGACCTGCCGACTTCTGGACAACGAGGGCTGA
- a CDS encoding fimbrial biogenesis chaperone, with amino-acid sequence MHLLKKTFASLMCAAIATLMLVAGPVHAGLTVPTRVVFDGSRKEKTIELTNVGDQPSLVQAWLDVGDPDADPATINVPFVITPALFRVEPDSSQVLRVINAALGKPLPKDRETRLFLNLLDVPPKLATDAEQSKLSLAVHYRMPFIYRPAALQDVANPHPSVHAATQAQFSLNQSADGWTLRVANNSAYSLSFRSITTGPSGSEYATAGGEVLPFSESSFPMSESVPGPSAEGWVVRYGVVDDAGYAVPGEGRLR; translated from the coding sequence ATGCACCTCCTGAAGAAGACGTTCGCCTCATTGATGTGCGCGGCAATCGCTACCTTGATGCTGGTTGCTGGGCCTGTGCATGCGGGTCTGACCGTTCCGACACGTGTGGTGTTCGACGGGTCGCGCAAGGAAAAGACGATCGAGCTGACGAACGTCGGAGACCAACCTTCGCTGGTGCAAGCGTGGCTGGATGTGGGCGACCCTGATGCGGACCCGGCAACGATCAACGTACCGTTCGTGATTACCCCGGCGCTGTTCCGGGTTGAGCCGGACTCATCTCAGGTGCTACGCGTGATAAACGCGGCGCTCGGCAAGCCGCTGCCAAAGGACCGCGAAACCCGTCTGTTTCTTAACCTGCTGGATGTCCCGCCCAAGCTGGCAACGGATGCCGAACAGTCGAAGCTCAGTCTGGCGGTGCACTACCGCATGCCATTCATCTATCGCCCCGCCGCGCTGCAGGACGTGGCGAATCCCCACCCCAGCGTCCATGCGGCCACACAGGCGCAATTCTCTCTGAACCAATCCGCAGATGGCTGGACACTAAGGGTGGCGAACAACAGCGCGTACTCGCTGTCGTTCCGCAGCATCACGACAGGGCCCAGCGGATCGGAGTACGCCACGGCCGGCGGCGAGGTTCTGCCATTCTCCGAGTCCTCGTTCCCCATGTCCGAGAGCGTGCCGGGTCCTTCGGCTGAAGGCTGGGTAGTCCGCTACGGCGTAGTGGACGACGCGGGTTACGCCGTGCCTGGCGAAGGGCGGCTTCGATGA
- a CDS encoding fimbrial protein, whose protein sequence is MAYVLPPSFPRILAALCMVAGLGLMPKAEAAITCKSGPTEVIVKPWAQTGLEWAVTKNTTINTAIVEYTYTLQKTGSTAEEVAFEAHWINGASSSWYPEANARGFFGGAQGYGLSMMFGNGNFVTNAGPAYSTMTLPSAGTYQLKTTVYYSLKKVSDTTTEGLFGVFASPLAYSAQVRTNGNWTTPSGCLSGAGTDLHTLALGVGLHPAAPKPSAVCTLNKGQGIAIKLPAVEAIAMNNLGALPVNYQKHEYSLHYVCTGTGGVVNPNYRIGLIGTKAGTTNALQSSNPNVGVVVEAVDSRGSAPQSLVPGSTTSASQVRLYDAGQSGGATMKLLSYPVRSAGRSAGDVQPGAFNANGTLRVFTD, encoded by the coding sequence ATGGCTTACGTATTGCCCCCTTCCTTTCCCCGCATTCTCGCAGCGCTTTGCATGGTTGCTGGCCTGGGGTTGATGCCAAAAGCAGAAGCGGCCATAACGTGCAAGAGCGGCCCCACGGAAGTCATCGTGAAACCTTGGGCCCAAACCGGTCTCGAGTGGGCGGTCACCAAGAACACGACCATCAATACGGCTATTGTCGAGTACACATACACCCTTCAGAAGACCGGAAGTACGGCAGAGGAAGTGGCGTTCGAGGCGCACTGGATCAACGGCGCATCAAGCAGCTGGTACCCGGAGGCCAATGCACGGGGCTTCTTCGGCGGAGCTCAGGGCTACGGCCTATCGATGATGTTCGGCAATGGCAATTTCGTCACCAACGCGGGTCCTGCGTACTCGACAATGACCTTGCCATCGGCGGGCACGTATCAGCTGAAGACGACGGTGTACTACTCGTTGAAGAAGGTATCGGACACAACTACCGAAGGGCTCTTCGGAGTATTCGCTTCACCGCTGGCGTATTCGGCGCAGGTGAGAACGAACGGGAACTGGACCACCCCTTCTGGATGTCTGTCCGGCGCAGGGACCGACCTCCATACCCTCGCCCTTGGCGTTGGCCTACATCCTGCGGCGCCCAAACCTTCCGCGGTGTGCACGCTCAACAAGGGACAAGGAATCGCTATAAAGTTGCCCGCTGTTGAAGCCATCGCGATGAACAATCTCGGCGCCTTGCCCGTCAATTACCAAAAGCATGAGTATTCGCTGCACTACGTCTGCACGGGCACCGGTGGAGTCGTGAATCCGAACTACCGGATCGGCCTGATTGGCACAAAGGCCGGTACCACGAACGCGCTCCAGAGTTCTAACCCGAATGTCGGTGTGGTGGTGGAAGCCGTCGATAGCCGAGGAAGCGCGCCTCAGTCGCTTGTGCCGGGAAGCACCACCAGCGCTTCGCAGGTTCGCCTGTACGACGCGGGCCAAAGTGGAGGTGCGACGATGAAGCTGCTCAGCTATCCAGTACGCAGCGCTGGACGTTCCGCGGGTGACGTCCAGCCCGGGGCGTTCAATGCCAATGGCACCCTGAGGGTCTTTACAGACTAG
- a CDS encoding OB-fold protein has protein sequence MKSLRCLAIIIAGLLVAGLIGKVTEEGRPNAGGVARLGAAPNGDENPLQGVIVRQQAVEALPEVAAVELARAYEENPSAADSKYKGKRYRVTGMVAGVNTDFFGDQYLTLRGGQNEFGEPQFQFHEESLAALALLAEGDEVMLVCVGAGDIVRTPLSKECLLL, from the coding sequence ATGAAGTCGTTGCGGTGTTTAGCGATCATCATTGCTGGTCTGCTTGTTGCCGGCTTGATCGGCAAGGTCACAGAAGAGGGCAGGCCGAACGCTGGCGGTGTTGCTCGACTCGGCGCCGCTCCCAATGGGGACGAGAACCCCTTGCAAGGCGTAATCGTCAGGCAGCAGGCAGTGGAGGCGCTTCCCGAAGTTGCAGCCGTCGAGCTCGCGCGTGCTTATGAGGAGAACCCCTCCGCCGCGGATAGCAAATATAAGGGGAAACGTTATCGGGTCACGGGCATGGTCGCGGGCGTTAACACCGACTTTTTCGGCGATCAGTACCTGACGCTTCGTGGCGGGCAGAACGAGTTCGGAGAGCCCCAGTTCCAGTTCCACGAGGAAAGCCTGGCCGCGCTCGCACTCTTGGCGGAGGGCGACGAGGTCATGCTGGTTTGTGTCGGAGCGGGCGACATCGTAAGAACGCCCCTGTCGAAAGAGTGCTTGTTGTTGTAG